The following proteins are encoded in a genomic region of bacterium:
- the hisD gene encoding histidinol dehydrogenase — MKRLNTSETGFPKAFERLAARSYSALPEVSASVEAIIERVRAGGDEQLDACCAEFDGRAFAEIPAERLAEAETALDDKLARALRLAVERVRDQAERELPRKVPEFEDEIGVTLGRRHLPLRRAGLYVPGGRAAYPSSLIMSAVPAKVAGVSEIVAACPLDPETEGARAVMAAASICGVDRFFVMGGAHAVAAMAFGTKRVPRVDIVVGPGNAYVAEAKRRLYGIVNIDGIAGPTEVVILADATFPPAHAAADMLAQAEHGPDSRCVLMTPDADWATLVEAEITRQTAEAPRKEIIREALENFGAIVVVRDMEEGARLADQFAPEHLEIVCEEADRVAVKIRNAGAIFLGPWAPEALGDYLAGSNHILPTNGTSRFLSPVSAATFLRATNIIRATREGLEKLGDATMLLARTEGLHAHARSIELRLAKKP; from the coding sequence ATGAAGCGCCTGAACACCTCGGAAACGGGTTTCCCCAAGGCGTTCGAGCGCCTGGCGGCCCGCTCTTACTCGGCTTTGCCCGAGGTGAGCGCGTCGGTGGAGGCCATCATCGAGCGCGTTCGCGCCGGCGGCGACGAACAACTCGATGCGTGCTGCGCGGAATTCGACGGCCGCGCGTTCGCCGAAATCCCCGCCGAGCGCCTGGCCGAGGCCGAAACCGCGCTTGACGACAAGCTCGCGCGCGCGCTGCGCCTTGCGGTCGAACGCGTGCGCGACCAGGCCGAGCGCGAACTGCCGCGCAAGGTGCCGGAGTTCGAGGACGAGATCGGCGTCACGCTGGGGCGCCGGCATTTGCCGCTTCGGCGCGCGGGACTCTACGTCCCCGGCGGGCGCGCGGCGTATCCCAGCTCGCTCATCATGTCCGCGGTGCCGGCCAAGGTCGCCGGCGTTTCGGAGATCGTGGCAGCCTGCCCGCTCGATCCGGAAACGGAGGGCGCGCGGGCGGTGATGGCCGCGGCGAGCATTTGTGGCGTCGATCGCTTTTTTGTCATGGGCGGAGCGCACGCGGTCGCGGCGATGGCCTTCGGCACGAAGCGCGTGCCGCGCGTGGACATCGTCGTGGGCCCGGGCAACGCGTACGTCGCCGAAGCCAAGCGCCGCCTGTACGGCATCGTCAACATCGACGGCATCGCGGGACCGACGGAGGTCGTCATCCTCGCCGACGCGACATTTCCGCCCGCGCACGCAGCGGCCGACATGCTCGCCCAGGCGGAGCACGGGCCCGACTCGCGTTGCGTGTTGATGACGCCGGACGCGGATTGGGCGACGCTCGTCGAAGCCGAGATTACGCGCCAGACGGCCGAGGCGCCGCGAAAGGAAATCATTCGCGAGGCGCTCGAAAATTTCGGCGCGATCGTCGTTGTCCGGGACATGGAAGAGGGCGCGCGGCTCGCCGACCAGTTCGCGCCCGAACACCTGGAGATCGTCTGCGAGGAGGCCGATCGCGTGGCGGTCAAGATCCGAAACGCGGGCGCGATTTTTCTTGGCCCCTGGGCGCCGGAGGCGCTGGGCGATTATCTCGCCGGCTCCAATCACATTCTGCCGACCAACGGCACGTCGCGCTTTTTGTCGCCCGTGTCCGCGGCGACCTTCTTGCGCGCGACGAATATCATCCGCGCGACGCGAGAGGGGCTGGAAAAGCTCGGCGACGCCACCATGCTGCTTGCCAGGACCGAGGGCCTGCACGCGCACGCGCGATCGATCGAACTGCGGCTGGCGAAGAAACCGTGA
- the hisB gene encoding imidazoleglycerol-phosphate dehydratase HisB, translating to MRAGEVERETTETRVRVRVGLDGPAASDIETGVGFFDHMLDQIARHGRIDLAVRATGDLVVDAHHTVEDVGLALGEAIDKALGDKRGIERYGHARVPMMETLGEAVIDFCGRPWLTYDGETAGRLGEMDVELVEEFFRSVAFAGRFTLHLTLVRRGNRHHGVEALFKAFAVALRRAVAVTGTDVPSTKGVL from the coding sequence ATCCGCGCCGGCGAAGTCGAACGGGAAACGACCGAGACGCGGGTGCGCGTGCGCGTCGGGCTCGACGGCCCGGCCGCCTCCGACATCGAAACCGGCGTCGGATTTTTCGATCACATGCTCGACCAGATCGCGCGCCACGGGCGCATCGATCTTGCCGTGCGCGCCACGGGCGATCTTGTCGTCGATGCGCATCACACGGTCGAGGACGTCGGCCTGGCGCTTGGCGAGGCGATCGACAAGGCGCTTGGCGACAAGCGCGGCATCGAGCGCTACGGCCACGCGCGCGTGCCGATGATGGAAACGCTCGGCGAGGCCGTCATCGATTTTTGCGGCCGGCCCTGGCTGACCTACGACGGCGAGACCGCCGGTCGCCTTGGCGAGATGGACGTGGAGCTCGTCGAGGAGTTTTTCCGCTCCGTCGCGTTCGCGGGCCGGTTCACGCTGCACCTGACGCTCGTGCGCCGGGGCAATCGCCACCACGGCGTGGAGGCGCTGTTCAAGGCGTTCGCCGTTGCGCTGCGCCGCGCCGTCGCCGTCACCGGAACCGACGTGCCGAGCACCAAGGGCGTGCTGTGA
- the hisF gene encoding imidazole glycerol phosphate synthase subunit HisF: MPAKRIIPCLDVRDGRVVKGINFVDIIDAGDPVETARVYDAQGADEIVFLDITASHEKRNAILDVVERTASQIFVPLTVGGGVSDIAHIRELLLAGADKVSINTAGVRRPELIGEAARQFGSQCVVVAIDAKRRAEGGFEVVVVGGRERTGIDAIDWAKKAEQLGAGEILLTSMDRDGTRDGYDLELTRAVANAVRIPVIASGGAGTLEHFYEAIETGAEAVLAASLFHFGAYAIEDVKDYLALRGVEVRRLTAHKESA, encoded by the coding sequence ATGCCGGCTAAACGGATCATCCCCTGCCTGGACGTGCGCGATGGCCGCGTCGTCAAGGGCATCAATTTCGTCGATATCATCGACGCGGGCGATCCGGTCGAGACCGCGCGCGTCTACGACGCGCAGGGCGCGGACGAGATCGTCTTTCTGGACATCACGGCGAGCCACGAGAAACGCAACGCGATCCTCGACGTGGTTGAACGCACCGCATCGCAGATTTTCGTGCCGCTCACCGTCGGCGGCGGCGTCAGCGACATCGCGCATATCCGCGAATTGCTTCTGGCGGGCGCGGACAAGGTCAGCATCAACACGGCGGGCGTTCGCCGCCCGGAGTTGATCGGCGAGGCGGCGCGGCAGTTTGGCAGCCAATGCGTTGTCGTGGCGATCGACGCGAAAAGGCGCGCGGAAGGCGGCTTCGAAGTGGTGGTCGTCGGCGGGCGCGAGCGGACCGGCATCGATGCGATCGATTGGGCGAAAAAGGCCGAGCAGCTTGGCGCGGGTGAAATTCTGCTGACCAGCATGGATCGCGACGGCACCCGGGACGGATACGATCTGGAACTGACGCGCGCCGTCGCGAACGCGGTGCGCATTCCGGTCATCGCCAGCGGCGGCGCGGGAACTCTGGAGCATTTTTACGAGGCGATCGAAACCGGGGCGGAGGCGGTGCTTGCCGCGAGCCTGTTCCATTTTGGCGCCTATGCGATCGAGGACGTGAAGGACTATCTCGCGCTGCGCGGCGTCGAGGTGCGGCGGCTGACGGCACACAAGGAGTCGGCGTAG
- the rpmE gene encoding 50S ribosomal protein L31, which produces MKKDIHPKYVETTVTCACGHSFVTRSTTGPEIKLDLCSECHPFFTGKQKLVDTAGRVERFRRKYANTQADASS; this is translated from the coding sequence ATGAAAAAAGACATTCACCCGAAATACGTGGAAACGACCGTCACCTGCGCGTGCGGCCATTCGTTCGTGACCCGTTCGACAACCGGCCCGGAGATCAAGCTCGATCTTTGCTCCGAGTGCCACCCGTTCTTCACGGGAAAGCAAAAACTTGTCGACACGGCCGGGCGAGTCGAGCGCTTCCGGCGCAAATACGCCAACACGCAGGCCGACGCCTCGTCGTAG
- the prmC gene encoding peptide chain release factor N(5)-glutamine methyltransferase encodes MATETTGEARPTVLSLIGKATGYLAGQGVSSPRLDTEILLAHVLSLDRVGLYCAFERELTEEEVGAFRELIRRRGKREPVAYIVGVREFFSRPFAVTPAVLIPRPETEHVVEAALEWIGKDARARVLDVGTGSGAIAVTIAAERPNVRVVATDDAAETLVVARQNAERHGVGERVEFLCGAFDAGAAGPFDLVVSNPPYVDPATRSQLAPDVIDFEPSRALFAESDGLAVIFRLAGIAPALLAPGGRLVVEIGYDQGEAVTTHLQATGAYDAIEVRRDLAGKPRVALARKIADAAMGKSIDG; translated from the coding sequence GTGGCGACTGAGACCACCGGCGAGGCGCGTCCCACCGTTCTTTCGCTCATCGGAAAGGCGACGGGATATCTCGCCGGACAGGGCGTTTCCTCACCCCGGCTGGATACCGAAATCCTGCTGGCGCATGTCTTGTCGCTGGATCGCGTCGGACTGTATTGCGCGTTCGAGCGCGAACTGACCGAAGAGGAGGTCGGCGCTTTTCGCGAACTGATCCGCCGGCGCGGCAAGCGCGAGCCGGTGGCGTACATCGTCGGCGTGCGCGAGTTCTTCAGCCGGCCGTTTGCGGTGACGCCCGCGGTATTGATCCCGCGCCCGGAGACCGAACACGTCGTCGAGGCCGCGCTCGAATGGATCGGCAAGGACGCACGCGCGCGCGTGCTGGATGTCGGCACGGGCAGCGGCGCGATTGCCGTGACGATCGCGGCCGAGCGGCCGAACGTGCGCGTCGTTGCGACGGACGACGCGGCCGAGACGCTTGTCGTCGCCCGGCAGAACGCCGAGCGCCACGGCGTCGGCGAGCGGGTGGAATTCCTGTGCGGCGCGTTTGACGCCGGCGCGGCGGGGCCGTTTGATCTCGTCGTGTCGAATCCGCCCTACGTCGATCCGGCCACGCGGTCGCAGCTTGCGCCCGATGTGATAGACTTCGAGCCTTCTCGCGCCTTGTTTGCCGAGTCCGACGGCCTGGCCGTCATTTTTCGGCTCGCCGGGATCGCTCCGGCGCTTCTTGCGCCCGGCGGCCGCCTCGTCGTGGAAATCGGGTACGATCAGGGCGAAGCCGTTACAACGCACTTGCAGGCCACGGGCGCGTACGATGCGATCGAGGTGCGCCGTGATCTGGCCGGGAAGCCGCGCGTCGCTCTCGCGAGAAAAATCGCGGACGCCGCGATGGGGAAATCGATCGATGGATAA
- the hisH gene encoding imidazole glycerol phosphate synthase subunit HisH has protein sequence MSRIAIVDYQAGNLRSVARALERLSADYFVASSATEIARADAVILPGQGAFRDCVANLTDRGVDVAIRDAIREGKPYLGICIGLQVLFDESEEFGKTRGLGVLPGRVTRFSGDPFEGTPPRLKVPHMGWTRVRPVGHHPLFTGIEEGSYFYFVHSYFAHPSEPTDILALAEHGHAFAAAAGRGRVMAVQFHPEKSQEPGRILLENFLRIANGELECS, from the coding sequence GTGAGCCGCATCGCGATCGTCGATTATCAGGCGGGCAACCTGCGCAGCGTCGCGCGTGCGCTCGAACGCCTGTCGGCCGACTATTTCGTCGCATCGAGCGCGACGGAAATCGCCAGGGCCGACGCGGTGATCCTGCCGGGGCAGGGCGCGTTTCGCGATTGCGTCGCCAATCTGACCGACCGGGGCGTCGATGTGGCGATCCGCGACGCGATCCGCGAGGGCAAGCCGTATCTCGGTATTTGCATCGGCCTCCAGGTGTTGTTCGACGAATCCGAGGAATTCGGCAAAACGCGCGGCCTTGGCGTGCTGCCCGGCCGCGTCACGCGATTTTCCGGCGATCCGTTCGAGGGCACGCCGCCGCGACTGAAGGTGCCGCACATGGGCTGGACGCGCGTGCGTCCGGTGGGTCACCACCCGTTGTTCACGGGCATCGAAGAGGGCAGTTACTTCTACTTCGTGCATTCGTATTTCGCGCATCCGTCCGAGCCGACCGACATCCTGGCGCTTGCCGAGCACGGCCACGCCTTCGCCGCGGCGGCCGGCCGCGGCCGCGTCATGGCCGTGCAGTTTCACCCGGAAAAAAGTCAGGAGCCCGGGCGCATCTTGCTTGAAAACTTTCTGCGCATCGCGAACGGGGAGCTCGAATGTTCCTGA
- the hisI gene encoding phosphoribosyl-AMP cyclohydrolase, producing the protein MDISLVKFDDNGLVPAVAQDATTGEILMVAWANEEALRETDATGLATWWSRSRDELWTKGKTSGNTLAVVEVLIDCDGDTLIYKVRATGPACHTGRRTCFFRKDVGGTWRDVDE; encoded by the coding sequence ATGGATATTTCCCTCGTGAAATTCGACGACAACGGTCTTGTGCCGGCGGTCGCCCAGGACGCGACAACCGGCGAGATTCTCATGGTCGCGTGGGCCAACGAGGAGGCACTGCGGGAAACGGACGCAACCGGCCTGGCCACCTGGTGGTCTCGCTCGCGCGATGAGCTCTGGACCAAGGGCAAGACGAGCGGCAACACGCTTGCAGTCGTCGAGGTGCTCATCGATTGCGACGGGGACACGCTCATCTATAAGGTGAGGGCGACCGGCCCGGCGTGTCACACAGGCCGGCGCACCTGCTTTTTCCGAAAGGACGTGGGCGGAACGTGGCGCGACGTGGACGAATGA
- the hisG gene encoding ATP phosphoribosyltransferase → MSANARPTLRLGLPKGSLQESTFELFGRAGWKIRATERGYTPYIDDEEIDVLLLRAQEMARYVELGVLDAGLTGQDWVRESGADVTEVAAFIYAKAGFRPVRWVLAVPNDSPVRSPKDLDKKLIATEVTNIARQYFREHGVTPVIEFSWGATEAKPPELADAIIELTETGSSLRANGLRIVDTVMSSTTALIANKTAFKDDSKRRKIEQVRLLLQGAMDAASRVGLKMNVPAATLDAVIGKLPALRNPTVSRLSESDWFSVDVILEEKTVRDLIPVLREAGATGLVEYPLNKVIF, encoded by the coding sequence ATGAGCGCGAACGCGCGCCCCACGCTTCGCCTGGGCCTGCCCAAAGGCAGTCTTCAGGAATCGACATTCGAACTTTTCGGCCGCGCCGGATGGAAAATCCGCGCGACCGAGCGCGGCTATACGCCCTACATCGACGACGAAGAAATCGACGTGCTTCTGCTTCGCGCGCAGGAAATGGCGCGTTACGTCGAACTCGGCGTGCTCGACGCGGGCCTGACGGGGCAGGACTGGGTGCGCGAGTCCGGCGCCGACGTCACGGAGGTCGCGGCGTTCATTTACGCCAAGGCGGGCTTTCGCCCGGTGCGTTGGGTGCTCGCGGTGCCGAACGATTCGCCGGTCCGATCGCCGAAAGACCTCGACAAAAAGCTGATCGCGACCGAGGTCACGAACATCGCGCGCCAATATTTCCGGGAGCACGGGGTGACGCCGGTGATCGAATTTTCCTGGGGCGCCACGGAGGCCAAGCCGCCCGAACTGGCGGACGCGATCATCGAGCTGACCGAGACCGGCTCGTCGCTTCGCGCGAACGGCCTTCGCATCGTGGATACGGTGATGTCCTCGACGACGGCGCTCATCGCGAACAAGACCGCGTTCAAGGATGACTCCAAACGCAGGAAGATCGAGCAGGTGCGCCTGCTTCTTCAGGGCGCGATGGACGCGGCCAGCCGCGTCGGCCTCAAGATGAACGTGCCCGCCGCGACGCTCGATGCGGTCATCGGGAAACTTCCCGCGCTGCGCAATCCGACCGTCTCGCGTCTATCCGAGTCCGACTGGTTTTCGGTCGATGTCATCCTCGAGGAAAAGACGGTGCGCGACCTCATCCCCGTCTTGCGCGAGGCCGGCGCGACGGGCCTTGTCGAATATCCGCTCAACAAGGTGATATTCTGA
- the prfA gene encoding peptide chain release factor 1 yields the protein MFAKLEEVARRFDEIDSRLSVPDVASNQTEYVRLTKERADLASIVDSWREYQKIEAELSDSRQLLEDDDEEVRAMAHEDVERLEVRQEQLREALMLLLLPKDPYDDKNILVEIRAGTGGEEAALFAASLFRMYARYAELQRWKLEIISQNETGLGGFKEIIFAVAGNKVYSRLKYESGVHRVQRVPETEAQGRIHTSAVTVAVLPEPEEVDVRVEEKDLKIDVYRSSGPGGQSVNTTDSAVRVTHLPTGLVVAIQDEKSQHKNKAKALKILKARLLEREIAEQNAKISAERRGMVGTGDRSERIRTYNFPQNRLTDHRIGLTLYQLDRVMEGDLDGFIDPLIARMRAEQLNAAQSDPRGD from the coding sequence ATGTTTGCCAAACTTGAAGAGGTCGCGCGTCGATTCGACGAGATCGACAGCCGCCTTTCCGTGCCCGACGTCGCTTCGAATCAAACCGAATACGTGCGTCTGACCAAGGAGCGCGCGGACCTGGCGTCGATCGTCGATTCCTGGCGCGAATATCAGAAGATCGAAGCGGAGCTATCGGATTCACGCCAGCTTCTCGAGGACGACGACGAGGAGGTGCGCGCGATGGCGCACGAGGATGTCGAACGCCTGGAGGTCCGGCAGGAGCAACTGCGCGAGGCGCTGATGCTTCTGCTCCTGCCCAAGGATCCCTACGACGATAAGAACATCCTCGTTGAGATCCGCGCGGGCACCGGCGGCGAGGAGGCGGCGCTGTTCGCCGCCTCGCTGTTTCGCATGTACGCGCGTTACGCCGAGTTGCAGCGCTGGAAGCTCGAGATCATCTCCCAGAACGAAACCGGCCTTGGCGGCTTCAAGGAGATCATCTTCGCCGTCGCGGGCAACAAGGTTTACTCGCGTCTCAAATACGAATCCGGGGTGCATCGCGTGCAGCGGGTTCCCGAAACCGAGGCCCAGGGGCGCATCCACACCTCCGCGGTCACCGTGGCCGTTTTGCCTGAGCCCGAGGAGGTGGATGTCCGCGTCGAGGAGAAAGACCTCAAGATCGACGTGTATCGCTCAAGCGGCCCCGGCGGGCAGAGCGTCAATACCACCGACTCGGCGGTCCGCGTCACGCACTTGCCCACGGGGCTTGTCGTCGCGATCCAGGACGAGAAGAGCCAGCACAAGAACAAGGCCAAGGCGCTGAAGATTCTCAAGGCGCGGCTCCTCGAGCGGGAGATCGCCGAGCAAAACGCGAAGATCTCGGCGGAGCGCCGCGGGATGGTCGGCACCGGCGATCGGTCCGAACGCATCCGCACCTATAACTTCCCGCAAAACCGCCTGACGGATCACCGCATCGGGCTCACCCTCTACCAACTCGACCGCGTGATGGAAGGCGATCTCGACGGCTTCATCGATCCGCTCATCGCGCGGATGCGCGCCGAGCAACTCAACGCCGCGCAGTCGGATCCGCGTGGCGACTGA
- the murA gene encoding UDP-N-acetylglucosamine 1-carboxyvinyltransferase, with protein sequence MDKMVITGGERLIGETTVSGSKNAALPLLAATILADGPCTIRGVPRLNDIHTTTALLEHLGATIEGTSTLIVDPRGINRSEAPYDLVKTMRASTLVLGPLVARYGTARVSLPGGCAIGARPIDQHLKALSALGAQIDLVHGYVEARAQKLTGAKIVFDMPSVGATETAMMAAAAAQGVTTIEHAAREPEIGALADFLRRMGATIEGDGTRQIFIEGKTPLGGADIDLMPDRIEAGTLMVAAGITRGNILLRGCALEHLGAVADKLRATGMTIEKEGDGVRCVARKIPRAADIKTQPYPGFPTDMQAQFMALMSVADGMSVINESIFENRFMHVLELQRMGADIKVDGATAIVRGVPLLSGAEVMATDLRASASLILGGLAAEGETVVHRIYHLDRGYEAIENKLQKLGANIRREKE encoded by the coding sequence ATGGATAAGATGGTCATCACCGGCGGGGAGCGCCTGATCGGCGAGACGACGGTCTCGGGTTCGAAGAACGCCGCGCTGCCGCTTCTGGCCGCGACGATTCTCGCGGACGGGCCGTGCACCATCCGCGGCGTCCCGCGCCTGAACGACATCCACACGACGACCGCGCTGCTCGAACACCTGGGCGCGACGATCGAGGGGACGTCCACGCTGATCGTCGATCCGCGCGGCATCAATCGTTCCGAGGCGCCGTACGATCTGGTCAAAACGATGCGCGCCTCGACGCTTGTGCTGGGGCCGCTCGTCGCGCGGTACGGCACCGCGCGCGTTTCGCTGCCCGGCGGTTGCGCCATCGGCGCGAGGCCGATCGACCAGCACCTGAAAGCGCTTTCGGCGCTTGGCGCCCAAATCGATCTCGTGCACGGCTACGTGGAAGCCCGCGCCCAAAAGCTCACCGGCGCGAAGATCGTGTTCGACATGCCGAGCGTCGGCGCGACGGAAACGGCCATGATGGCGGCGGCGGCGGCCCAGGGCGTAACGACGATCGAACACGCCGCGCGCGAGCCGGAGATCGGTGCGCTCGCGGATTTTCTGCGCCGCATGGGCGCGACGATCGAGGGCGACGGCACCCGGCAAATTTTCATCGAGGGAAAAACGCCCCTTGGCGGCGCGGACATCGATCTCATGCCCGACCGCATCGAGGCCGGAACGCTGATGGTCGCCGCGGGCATCACGCGCGGAAACATCCTGCTGCGCGGTTGCGCGCTCGAGCATCTGGGCGCGGTCGCGGACAAATTGCGCGCCACGGGCATGACCATCGAGAAAGAAGGCGACGGCGTGCGTTGCGTGGCGCGGAAAATCCCCCGGGCGGCGGACATCAAGACGCAGCCGTATCCCGGTTTTCCGACCGACATGCAGGCGCAGTTCATGGCGCTGATGTCCGTGGCGGACGGGATGAGCGTCATCAACGAATCGATCTTCGAAAACCGCTTCATGCACGTGCTCGAGTTGCAGCGCATGGGCGCGGATATCAAGGTGGACGGCGCGACCGCGATCGTGCGTGGCGTGCCGCTGTTGTCGGGCGCCGAGGTGATGGCGACCGATCTGCGCGCGAGCGCGAGCCTGATTCTGGGAGGTCTTGCCGCCGAAGGCGAGACGGTCGTGCATCGCATCTACCACCTGGACCGCGGCTACGAGGCGATTGAAAACAAGCTTCAAAAGCTCGGGGCGAACATTCGCCGGGAGAAGGAATGA
- a CDS encoding tRNA-dihydrouridine synthase, producing the protein MFLIPAIDVKGGKCVRVTRGDLDTATVYYEDPLDAALWLADAGAHLLHVVDLDAAVEGIPVNRAAIERIAVRAGVVLQIGGGVRDEAAIDAWLACGAARVIVGTVAANDPDRAMEWIRARPGRVGVALDSRDGEAATDGWTRGSGKRIADLAKRFDDPAVAVIVHTDIARDGTEAGANLAATRELARAVSVPVVVSGGVRDIDDIRRAAAAPEPNIAGVISGRAVYEKRFDIAEALGIAKENHAG; encoded by the coding sequence ATGTTCCTGATCCCCGCGATCGACGTGAAGGGCGGAAAGTGCGTGCGCGTGACGCGCGGCGATCTGGATACGGCGACGGTGTATTACGAGGACCCGCTTGACGCGGCCTTGTGGCTCGCCGACGCGGGAGCCCACCTGCTGCACGTCGTGGACCTGGATGCCGCCGTTGAAGGCATACCCGTCAACCGCGCGGCGATCGAACGGATCGCGGTGCGCGCGGGCGTCGTGCTGCAAATCGGCGGAGGCGTGCGCGACGAGGCCGCGATTGATGCCTGGCTCGCGTGCGGCGCGGCGCGCGTCATCGTCGGCACCGTGGCGGCCAACGACCCGGACCGCGCGATGGAATGGATCCGCGCGCGGCCGGGCCGCGTGGGCGTCGCGCTCGACAGCAGGGACGGCGAAGCGGCGACCGACGGCTGGACGCGCGGGTCCGGCAAGCGCATCGCGGATCTGGCGAAGCGATTCGACGATCCCGCCGTCGCCGTCATCGTTCACACCGATATTGCGCGCGACGGCACCGAGGCCGGCGCGAACCTTGCCGCGACGCGCGAGCTTGCGCGCGCGGTTTCCGTGCCCGTCGTCGTGTCCGGCGGGGTGCGTGACATCGACGACATCCGCCGCGCGGCGGCGGCGCCGGAGCCCAATATCGCCGGCGTCATTTCCGGCCGCGCCGTATACGAAAAGCGCTTCGACATCGCCGAGGCGCTTGGCATCGCGAAGGAGAATCATGCCGGCTAA
- a CDS encoding DUF1385 domain-containing protein: MSVISANPDGTPMTVGGQAVIEGVMMRSPNSFAVCLRAADGKIVVREDRWQGVWTRAKFLRKPFLRGVVVLVEALWNGISSLTFSAKWAAMEEDKKSDDTLTAGDGSIKQASGLTDIALIVTMLVSFAFAMGLFVVLPHVLTALFGFSTDTVAFHAIDGVIKIAFLIAYVGLIGLAPDIRRVFQYHGAEHMAISTYEKNLPLTVEHARGFSTYHPRCGTSFLLFVLTVSIFVFSFVFPFLPELAGVPKILRNVLYIGIKIPLMLPVAGISYEIIRLAGKNENHPVLSLISKPGMWLQRLTTRRPTDDQLEVALVSLRTCLWREQVVRESNETEIPGRLSLYESFGEAAQTIA, encoded by the coding sequence ATGAGCGTTATTTCAGCGAATCCGGACGGCACGCCGATGACCGTGGGCGGTCAGGCGGTGATCGAGGGCGTCATGATGCGCTCTCCCAATAGTTTTGCGGTATGCCTGCGCGCGGCCGACGGCAAGATCGTCGTGCGCGAGGACCGCTGGCAAGGCGTCTGGACGCGCGCGAAATTTCTGCGCAAGCCGTTTCTTCGCGGCGTGGTGGTTCTTGTCGAGGCGCTTTGGAACGGCATCTCCTCGCTGACGTTTTCCGCCAAGTGGGCGGCGATGGAAGAGGACAAGAAGTCCGACGACACGCTGACCGCGGGCGACGGATCGATCAAGCAAGCCTCCGGCCTGACCGACATCGCGCTGATCGTGACGATGCTCGTCAGTTTCGCGTTCGCGATGGGACTTTTCGTCGTGCTGCCGCACGTGCTCACCGCGCTTTTCGGATTCTCGACCGACACCGTCGCGTTCCACGCGATCGACGGCGTCATCAAGATCGCGTTCCTCATCGCGTACGTCGGGCTCATCGGGCTTGCGCCGGATATCCGCCGCGTTTTTCAGTACCACGGCGCCGAGCACATGGCGATTTCGACCTACGAGAAAAACCTGCCGTTGACCGTGGAGCACGCGCGCGGGTTTTCGACCTATCACCCGCGCTGCGGCACGAGCTTTCTGCTCTTCGTGTTGACGGTTTCGATTTTCGTGTTCTCGTTCGTGTTTCCGTTCCTGCCGGAGCTTGCGGGCGTTCCGAAAATCTTGCGCAACGTGCTTTACATTGGCATCAAGATACCGCTGATGCTTCCGGTTGCCGGCATCAGCTACGAGATCATCCGCCTCGCGGGCAAAAACGAGAACCACCCGGTACTGAGCCTTATCTCCAAACCCGGCATGTGGCTGCAGCGCCTTACGACGCGGCGCCCGACCGACGATCAACTCGAGGTCGCGCTCGTTTCGCTCCGCACGTGCCTGTGGCGCGAGCAGGTCGTTCGCGAGAGCAACGAGACCGAAATCCCCGGTCGCCTAAGCCTTTACGAGTCCTTCGGCGAGGCGGCCCAGACGATCGCCTAG